One Yimella lutea DNA window includes the following coding sequences:
- a CDS encoding cadmium resistance transporter, which produces MLATIGSAIGLFAATNIDDIVVLTVLFLASSRGKPRPWQIVAGQYLGFITLVVISVIAALGLTIVPDEWVGFLGLIPLGIGIWTLVRGLRRNGDDDDDDEKITAVGLWGVAGITIANGADNISLYTPILRTSSPGDVVVMIAVFLVLVAVWCAAGRLIGTHKAVTETLERVEHWLVPVVFIGLGLFILIDSGVIVRLVEVLA; this is translated from the coding sequence ATGCTTGCGACCATCGGCTCAGCGATCGGCTTGTTTGCTGCGACCAACATCGATGACATCGTCGTGCTGACCGTGCTGTTCCTGGCCTCCAGCCGAGGGAAGCCGCGACCGTGGCAGATCGTCGCAGGCCAGTACCTCGGGTTCATCACCCTCGTCGTGATCAGCGTGATCGCCGCGCTCGGCCTGACCATCGTCCCCGACGAATGGGTGGGCTTCCTCGGCCTGATCCCGCTCGGCATCGGCATCTGGACCCTCGTGCGGGGCCTGCGACGCAACGGTGACGACGATGACGACGACGAGAAGATCACCGCGGTCGGGCTGTGGGGCGTCGCCGGGATCACGATCGCCAACGGGGCCGACAACATCTCCCTCTACACGCCGATCCTCCGCACCAGTTCGCCCGGCGACGTCGTCGTCATGATCGCGGTGTTCCTCGTCCTCGTCGCCGTCTGGTGCGCTGCTGGACGCCTGATCGGAACCCACAAGGCCGTCACCGAAACGCTTGAACGCGTCGAGCACTGGCTCGTACCCGTCGTGTTCATCGGCCTGGGCCTGTTCATCCTGATCGATTCCGGCGTCATCGTCCGCCTCGTCGAGGTCCTCGCATGA
- a CDS encoding signal peptidase II yields MTPDAAADAELTSGERQQRGRWRLTAGALALGGLVLLIDQGTKAWAEATLTVSERLPLIGDLLGLQLAYNPGAAFSFGEGSTWVFALVAVAATVTAIVFAFRVRHPGWAIVIGALGGAAASHAGDRLFRAPGFAQGHVVDFLAYGNWFIGNVADVVIVTAAIAGALLMIRGNEN; encoded by the coding sequence ATGACCCCGGACGCGGCTGCCGATGCTGAGCTGACGTCGGGAGAGCGGCAGCAGAGGGGGCGTTGGCGGCTCACGGCGGGGGCACTCGCGCTCGGCGGGCTCGTCCTCCTGATCGATCAGGGGACGAAGGCATGGGCGGAGGCCACGCTCACAGTAAGTGAGCGCCTCCCGCTGATCGGCGACCTGCTGGGCCTGCAACTCGCTTACAACCCCGGCGCGGCGTTCTCCTTCGGTGAGGGTTCCACCTGGGTGTTCGCGCTGGTGGCCGTCGCGGCCACCGTCACCGCGATCGTGTTCGCGTTCCGTGTCCGACACCCCGGGTGGGCGATCGTGATCGGCGCGCTTGGCGGGGCCGCCGCCTCCCACGCCGGCGACAGGCTTTTCCGTGCTCCAGGGTTCGCCCAGGGGCACGTCGTGGACTTCCTCGCCTACGGGAACTGGTTCATCGGGAACGTCGCCGACGTCGTGATCGTCACCGCCGCGATCGCCGGAGCGCTTCTGATGATCCGCGGCAACGAGAACTGA
- a CDS encoding helix-turn-helix domain-containing protein, with protein sequence MTVELDTGWNLRRVMASRGIFQTSKLKPLLEERGIDLSREQVYRLVTQPPQRVRLDVLAALCDALECSLDDLVTIARREASTPVAVGEEATRGSIGDLRPVRATIRRPRTK encoded by the coding sequence ATGACCGTTGAGCTCGACACCGGATGGAATCTCCGCAGAGTGATGGCTTCGCGCGGGATCTTCCAGACCTCCAAGCTGAAGCCACTGCTCGAGGAACGCGGGATCGACCTGTCCAGGGAGCAGGTGTATCGGCTGGTGACGCAACCGCCTCAGCGGGTGCGTCTCGACGTGTTGGCGGCGTTGTGCGATGCGCTGGAGTGCTCACTCGACGATCTCGTGACAATCGCTCGCCGAGAGGCATCGACCCCGGTGGCCGTGGGCGAGGAAGCGACGCGCGGGTCGATCGGTGATCTCCGTCCTGTCCGCGCAACCATCCGCCGTCCGCGTACGAAGTAG
- a CDS encoding tyrosine-type recombinase/integrase — MANPEEQVFNAMIEGWRNQQLSRGLREQTIRNRTATVSRFRDFVDKPPWRWTVADVDEFTAESGGRTRTLSTMRANHGSIRGFCDYLTNPLYDWMEICDREFGEVPSQVCRPWNTVAHRFEFEGDGKRRPFTYDEIERLFDTADARVELLVASGRKGALGALRDAQLLKTVYAFGLRRTEAVMLDTVDLHHNAKMRQWGRYGAIHVRWAKAAGGGAPRRRTVLLVPEFDWWVPGMQQWLEQARERFAPGVDLDALWVTERRTRLSAGYLDRRFAELRDEAGLSKDLTLHSLRHSYVTHLLEFGYADRFVQEQVGHMHASTTSIYASVSSDYKNRVLAEALKALIEGEADDR, encoded by the coding sequence TTGGCGAACCCGGAGGAACAGGTCTTCAACGCGATGATCGAGGGCTGGCGGAACCAGCAGTTGTCACGCGGGCTCCGCGAGCAAACGATTCGAAATCGGACGGCGACGGTGTCGCGGTTCCGTGATTTCGTGGACAAGCCCCCGTGGAGGTGGACGGTCGCCGATGTGGATGAGTTCACCGCGGAATCGGGCGGACGCACTCGCACGCTGTCGACGATGCGCGCCAATCACGGGTCCATCCGGGGATTCTGCGACTACCTCACGAACCCGTTGTACGACTGGATGGAGATCTGCGACCGGGAGTTCGGTGAGGTCCCGTCCCAGGTGTGTCGGCCGTGGAACACGGTCGCGCACCGGTTTGAGTTCGAGGGGGACGGGAAACGCCGCCCGTTCACGTACGACGAGATCGAGCGCCTGTTCGACACCGCCGACGCTCGCGTCGAGCTGCTCGTGGCGTCGGGCCGGAAGGGCGCTCTCGGGGCGTTGCGTGACGCACAACTGCTGAAGACGGTCTACGCGTTCGGGTTGCGCCGCACGGAGGCGGTGATGCTCGACACCGTCGACCTGCACCACAACGCAAAGATGCGCCAGTGGGGGCGTTACGGCGCGATACACGTGCGGTGGGCGAAGGCTGCAGGAGGTGGTGCGCCGCGGCGGCGGACGGTGCTGCTGGTGCCCGAGTTCGACTGGTGGGTGCCGGGCATGCAGCAATGGCTCGAGCAGGCCCGGGAACGCTTCGCGCCCGGAGTTGACCTTGACGCGCTCTGGGTGACCGAGCGTCGCACGCGTCTGTCCGCCGGGTATCTCGACCGGAGGTTCGCGGAGCTGCGGGACGAGGCTGGCCTGTCGAAGGATCTGACGCTGCACAGCCTCCGGCATTCCTACGTCACGCATTTGCTGGAGTTCGGCTATGCCGATCGATTCGTCCAGGAGCAGGTCGGGCACATGCACGCCTCGACGACCTCGATCTACGCCTCCGTCAGTTCGGACTACAAGAACCGGGTGCTCGCGGAAGCACTGAAGGCCCTCATCGAAGGAGAAGCTGATGACCGTTGA
- a CDS encoding DinB family protein: protein MRDAWAAVEHAWQSAIRRVDAMQPGSVDAQIGDEWSFAQTVRHLVMATDTWLRKAVQGVEQPYHPAGLPDTSFVEDGRDTSVFSVASPGWAEVLQARADRVGMVREFLGSVSDDELTSTRPNPHAPEHQETVLSCVRTILEEEWEHLRYAIRDLDALERSQQEDAPRG from the coding sequence CTGCGCGACGCCTGGGCCGCCGTCGAACACGCATGGCAGTCGGCGATCCGACGCGTGGACGCCATGCAACCAGGTTCGGTGGATGCCCAGATCGGGGACGAATGGTCATTCGCGCAGACGGTGCGCCACCTTGTCATGGCGACGGACACGTGGCTCCGCAAGGCAGTGCAGGGCGTGGAGCAGCCCTATCACCCCGCTGGTCTGCCGGACACAAGCTTCGTCGAGGACGGTCGCGACACCAGCGTTTTCAGCGTGGCGTCCCCCGGCTGGGCCGAGGTGCTGCAGGCCCGAGCCGACCGAGTGGGCATGGTCCGGGAGTTCCTGGGGTCCGTCTCCGACGACGAACTGACGTCGACTCGACCCAACCCGCATGCCCCTGAGCACCAGGAGACCGTCCTGTCGTGCGTCCGGACGATCCTCGAAGAGGAGTGGGAACACTTGCGGTACGCAATCCGCGACCTGGACGCTCTCGAGAGGAGCCAGCAGGAGGATGCTCCCAGAGGCTAG
- a CDS encoding DUF4442 domain-containing protein, producing the protein MSKTSRHGERRRFSPNMLRRGMNLYPPFLGMGLRVKEFSDDWTVCRVELKLTRFNRNQQGTAYGGSIGAMSDAFHALLLMHQLGTDYYVWDKAAEIEYVSPGVGTVYGRFEVSAEMAEAIRAEAASGQKVLPWFETELTLRDGTVVARVRRQLYVRKKRATREVTPDRPRRPDLRSGLRSGADGSSAG; encoded by the coding sequence ATGAGCAAGACCTCCCGCCACGGCGAACGCCGCCGCTTCAGCCCGAACATGCTGCGTCGCGGCATGAACCTCTACCCGCCGTTTCTCGGAATGGGGTTACGGGTCAAGGAGTTCAGCGACGACTGGACCGTTTGCCGGGTGGAGCTCAAGCTCACCCGCTTCAACCGCAACCAGCAAGGCACCGCCTACGGTGGCTCCATCGGCGCGATGTCCGACGCCTTCCACGCCCTGCTGCTCATGCACCAGCTCGGCACCGACTACTACGTGTGGGACAAGGCCGCCGAGATCGAGTACGTCAGCCCCGGTGTCGGCACCGTCTACGGACGCTTCGAGGTCTCGGCCGAGATGGCCGAGGCGATCCGCGCGGAGGCGGCGTCGGGGCAGAAGGTGCTGCCGTGGTTCGAAACCGAGCTCACCCTGCGCGACGGCACCGTCGTGGCACGCGTCCGGCGCCAGCTCTACGTGCGCAAGAAGCGTGCGACGCGCGAGGTCACGCCTGATCGTCCCCGGCGCCCCGATCTACGATCGGGTCTTCGATCGGGTGCGGACGGCTCATCCGCGGGATGA
- a CDS encoding histidine phosphatase family protein produces MIAAIPGPSERLMLSKNPKRLIVLRHGQTTHNAGGIWQGQLDTELSEVGLQQAAAAATVLAERTPDVVRSSDLRRAYATAQAVVGLTGQDIESDPRLREINVGEWQGKSGEEVRERHGAELDAIARGEDVRRGETGETVAEVAARALAATKDLIDELPVGGLGLIVTHGVAGRALAASLVGIDLHAAWLALGGLHNCHWVELSEGAHGWRIEKWNAHA; encoded by the coding sequence ATGATCGCGGCGATCCCGGGACCGTCCGAGCGGCTTATGCTCAGCAAGAACCCGAAGCGTTTGATCGTGCTGCGTCACGGCCAGACCACCCACAACGCAGGCGGCATCTGGCAAGGCCAGCTCGACACCGAACTCTCCGAGGTCGGCCTTCAGCAGGCCGCAGCGGCAGCGACGGTGCTCGCCGAACGCACACCGGATGTCGTTCGCTCCAGTGACCTGCGCCGCGCGTACGCCACCGCGCAGGCGGTGGTCGGGCTGACCGGCCAGGACATCGAATCCGATCCGCGGTTGCGCGAAATCAATGTCGGTGAGTGGCAAGGAAAGTCGGGCGAGGAAGTCCGCGAACGCCACGGCGCCGAGCTGGACGCGATCGCCCGCGGCGAGGACGTCCGGCGCGGTGAGACCGGTGAGACCGTCGCCGAGGTCGCCGCCCGCGCGCTCGCCGCGACGAAGGACCTCATCGACGAACTCCCGGTGGGCGGCCTCGGGCTGATCGTCACCCACGGTGTCGCCGGTCGCGCGCTCGCTGCGTCCCTGGTCGGCATCGACCTGCACGCCGCCTGGCTCGCGCTCGGCGGGTTGCACAACTGCCACTGGGTGGAACTGTCCGAAGGCGCCCACGGCTGGCGCATCGAGAAGTGGAACGCACACGCATGA
- the rsfS gene encoding ribosome silencing factor, translating to MTATPEAIDLAKAAAAAADELKATTIVALDVSEHLALTDVFLIASADNERQVDAIVGAIEDALLERKVKPVRREGRGGGRWVLIDFGDIVVHVQHDDEREFYQLERLWRDCPTIDLELPSGADETDAATTDAE from the coding sequence GTGACCGCCACCCCCGAGGCGATCGATCTCGCCAAGGCTGCAGCAGCCGCTGCCGACGAACTCAAGGCGACCACGATCGTCGCGCTCGACGTCAGCGAGCATCTCGCGCTGACCGACGTCTTCCTCATCGCCTCCGCCGACAACGAACGACAGGTGGACGCCATCGTCGGCGCGATCGAGGACGCCCTGCTCGAGCGCAAGGTGAAGCCGGTGCGCCGCGAAGGCCGCGGCGGCGGACGCTGGGTGCTGATCGACTTCGGCGACATCGTCGTCCACGTGCAGCACGACGACGAGCGTGAGTTCTACCAACTCGAGCGACTGTGGCGTGACTGCCCCACGATCGACCTCGAACTACCGAGCGGCGCCGACGAAACGGACGCGGCCACGACCGACGCCGAATGA
- the nadD gene encoding nicotinate-nucleotide adenylyltransferase, protein MGGTFDPIHHGHLVAASEVQATLDLDEVVFVPTGQPWQKEGRDVAPAEHRYLMTVIATASNPRFTVSRVDIDRPGPTYTLDTLRDLKTQRPDAELFFITGADALSQILSWKGVQDLWDLAHFIGVTRPGHELSDKGLPKDKVTLKEIPAMAISSTDCRDRVRDDKPVWYLVPDGVVQYINKYQLYLPGGGELQEEQ, encoded by the coding sequence ATGGGCGGCACCTTCGACCCCATCCACCACGGCCACCTGGTCGCGGCCAGCGAGGTGCAGGCGACGCTCGATCTCGACGAGGTCGTGTTCGTCCCCACCGGGCAGCCGTGGCAGAAGGAAGGCCGCGACGTCGCTCCGGCCGAGCACCGTTACTTGATGACGGTCATCGCCACGGCGTCCAACCCGCGCTTCACGGTGAGCCGCGTCGACATCGATCGGCCCGGACCGACCTACACCCTCGACACCCTGCGCGATCTGAAGACCCAGCGTCCGGACGCCGAACTCTTCTTCATCACCGGTGCCGACGCCCTGTCGCAGATCCTTTCCTGGAAGGGCGTCCAGGATCTCTGGGACCTCGCGCACTTCATCGGAGTCACCCGGCCCGGACACGAACTGTCCGACAAGGGGCTGCCCAAGGACAAGGTGACGCTCAAGGAGATCCCGGCGATGGCCATCAGCTCCACGGACTGCCGCGACCGGGTCCGCGACGACAAACCGGTCTGGTACCTCGTCCCTGACGGCGTCGTCCAGTACATCAACAAATATCAGCTCTACCTGCCCGGCGGCGGAGAGTTGCAGGAGGAACAGTGA
- a CDS encoding glutamate-5-semialdehyde dehydrogenase, which translates to MSAAVSQTAVSSTERVQAAGLRARTASKRLALLSRAEKDTVLVALADALRAAVHRIVNANAEDIERGRIGGMTESLQDRLRLTPERVASIAQALQDVASLPDPIGEVVRGSTLANGLQIKQIRVPMGVVGMVYEARPNVTVDAAGLGLKSGNAMILRGGSAAASSNAVIVEVLRVALEAHGLPADSVQLLDGGHEDVDALITARGLVDLVIPRGGAALIQRVVLGATVPVIETGIGNVHVYIDSAADPETARAITFNAKTHRPSVCNAAETLLVHRDIAATFLPDALKQLADAGVKLYLDDDSRAIAGDVPNEPVTDELFGTEFHGLEMSVGVVDSLEAAIDHIDRFGTQHTEVIVTENRAASREFVARVDAAVVMVNASSRFTDGGEFGFGAEIGISTQKLHARGPMALPELTSTKWVVEGDGQIRV; encoded by the coding sequence ATGAGCGCCGCCGTGTCCCAAACCGCCGTCAGCTCCACCGAGCGCGTCCAGGCTGCCGGCCTGCGTGCACGAACGGCGAGCAAGCGGCTGGCCCTGCTCAGCCGCGCCGAGAAGGACACAGTTCTGGTCGCACTGGCCGACGCGCTGCGGGCGGCGGTGCACCGGATCGTCAACGCCAATGCAGAGGACATCGAACGCGGCCGCATCGGCGGAATGACCGAGAGCCTTCAGGACCGTCTCCGGCTCACTCCCGAACGGGTCGCGTCCATCGCTCAGGCACTCCAGGACGTTGCCTCGTTGCCCGACCCGATCGGTGAGGTCGTGCGCGGCTCCACCTTGGCGAATGGCTTGCAGATCAAGCAGATTCGCGTGCCGATGGGTGTCGTCGGAATGGTCTACGAGGCCCGTCCGAATGTCACCGTCGACGCTGCCGGACTCGGTCTGAAGAGCGGCAACGCGATGATCCTGCGCGGTGGGTCGGCCGCTGCGTCCAGCAACGCGGTCATTGTCGAGGTGCTCCGTGTGGCTCTCGAAGCGCACGGGCTGCCTGCCGACTCGGTGCAACTGCTCGACGGTGGCCACGAGGACGTCGACGCACTCATCACCGCCCGCGGTCTGGTCGATCTGGTGATCCCGCGCGGGGGAGCGGCACTGATCCAGCGCGTCGTGCTCGGCGCGACCGTGCCCGTGATCGAGACCGGCATCGGCAACGTCCACGTCTACATCGACTCCGCTGCCGACCCCGAGACGGCGCGCGCGATCACGTTCAACGCCAAGACCCATCGTCCGAGCGTCTGCAATGCGGCCGAAACGCTGCTGGTGCACCGCGACATCGCTGCGACCTTCCTGCCGGACGCCCTGAAGCAACTCGCGGACGCCGGCGTCAAGCTTTACCTCGACGACGATTCGCGCGCCATTGCAGGCGATGTGCCGAACGAACCGGTCACCGACGAACTGTTCGGCACCGAGTTCCACGGCCTGGAGATGAGCGTCGGTGTCGTCGACTCACTCGAGGCCGCGATCGATCACATCGACCGATTCGGCACCCAACACACCGAGGTGATCGTCACCGAGAACCGCGCGGCCTCACGCGAGTTCGTCGCCCGCGTCGATGCGGCTGTCGTGATGGTGAACGCGTCCTCGAGGTTCACCGACGGGGGAGAGTTCGGGTTCGGCGCCGAGATCGGGATCTCCACCCAGAAGCTGCACGCACGTGGCCCGATGGCGCTGCCGGAACTCACCAGCACCAAGTGGGTTGTCGAGGGCGACGGACAGATCCGGGTCTGA
- a CDS encoding HNH endonuclease signature motif containing protein produces MGTSYEFYEPVSPVEFVLLQSLSDPKQRLLNQLLNALGSPAEVLEFAVQMSQVAFHGLHADAVHNTGSIATARPVDVDDHRMLEKAVTGSTQLASISQAVQAMAMARYAAIDEELFDSDTGVTAKVEHPLGHQAPFADTDLSAACQMAPRTASAKMSNSIDACTKTPGLLAAAVEGSIPFWKVSLVASELVNASPETSRRVEQHLLDTKGFDSWGYLKVKTAARALVTQWEEEAAKKTRQKDAKEATGVWVRPSDIPGMAELCAVGPADQIARIYGAVDQLADQRAKNPPTADDPATDAKPTLGQLRLGTLHDLVTQGADVTYQVVIQIPVVREEQQAATAAKRATDDAEHEPEASPDDGSPPPGQSATSPRGPNTTDQPTNTPSASGASGASGPESGSTARKSDHCYTTGWARIAGIGFIRPEVLDALIEQFGCRLTRALVDADTGVTCETSTTAYEPTPRMREFVQQRDKTCRFPMCTRTAIRCDIDHVVEWPQGPTHGHNLAALCRHHHDAKTKKHWDYHMSDDGVCTWTSRTGRTYITYPDSVHDAS; encoded by the coding sequence ATGGGCACCAGTTACGAGTTCTACGAACCGGTCTCACCGGTCGAATTCGTTCTGCTGCAATCACTTTCGGACCCGAAACAGCGCTTGTTGAACCAGCTTCTGAACGCTTTGGGTTCACCCGCGGAGGTCCTGGAGTTCGCGGTTCAGATGTCGCAGGTCGCGTTCCACGGACTGCACGCAGACGCCGTCCACAACACCGGGTCCATCGCCACCGCCCGACCCGTCGACGTCGATGACCATCGCATGCTCGAGAAAGCAGTGACCGGTTCCACGCAGTTGGCATCGATCTCCCAAGCCGTCCAAGCCATGGCCATGGCTCGGTACGCCGCGATCGACGAAGAACTCTTCGACTCCGACACCGGGGTCACCGCCAAGGTCGAACACCCGCTCGGTCATCAGGCGCCGTTCGCCGACACCGACCTGTCCGCCGCGTGTCAGATGGCGCCCCGCACCGCCTCCGCCAAGATGTCGAACTCGATCGATGCGTGCACCAAGACCCCCGGGTTGTTGGCGGCTGCGGTCGAGGGTTCGATCCCGTTCTGGAAAGTGTCGCTGGTCGCGTCCGAGCTGGTGAACGCCTCACCCGAGACATCCCGCCGGGTCGAGCAGCACCTACTCGACACCAAAGGCTTCGACAGCTGGGGTTACCTGAAGGTGAAGACCGCGGCACGGGCACTGGTGACCCAGTGGGAGGAAGAAGCCGCGAAGAAGACCCGCCAGAAGGACGCCAAAGAAGCCACCGGTGTCTGGGTGCGCCCCTCCGACATCCCGGGCATGGCCGAGTTGTGCGCCGTCGGTCCCGCCGACCAGATCGCCCGCATCTACGGAGCCGTCGACCAACTCGCTGATCAACGCGCGAAGAACCCACCAACGGCCGATGACCCGGCCACAGATGCGAAGCCGACGCTCGGGCAACTGCGCCTCGGCACGTTGCACGACCTCGTCACACAAGGTGCTGACGTGACCTACCAGGTCGTCATCCAGATCCCCGTCGTTCGTGAAGAGCAACAGGCTGCAACAGCGGCCAAACGTGCCACCGACGACGCGGAACACGAGCCCGAGGCGTCCCCGGACGACGGATCACCACCACCCGGACAGTCCGCCACGTCCCCACGCGGCCCGAACACCACCGACCAGCCCACCAACACCCCCAGCGCTTCCGGTGCTTCCGGTGCTTCCGGTCCTGAGTCCGGCTCAACAGCAAGGAAATCGGACCACTGCTACACCACCGGGTGGGCACGGATCGCCGGGATCGGGTTCATCCGGCCCGAGGTGCTCGACGCGTTGATCGAGCAGTTCGGATGCCGCCTGACCCGGGCACTGGTCGACGCCGACACCGGAGTCACCTGCGAAACCTCGACAACCGCGTACGAGCCCACGCCGCGGATGAGGGAGTTCGTGCAACAACGCGACAAAACCTGCCGGTTCCCCATGTGCACCAGGACCGCCATCAGGTGCGACATCGATCATGTCGTCGAATGGCCCCAAGGACCGACTCACGGGCACAACCTCGCCGCACTCTGCCGCCACCACCACGACGCCAAGACCAAGAAGCACTGGGACTACCACATGAGCGACGACGGAGTCTGTACCTGGACCTCACGCACCGGCCGCACCTACATCACCTACCCCGACTCCGTGCACGACGCCTCATGA
- a CDS encoding DedA family protein, translated as MSQPSEPGSGSHEEPTAAEQAAADAEKNPPTKEWWDDPNLPWQGKPSKQDKQCWAAIALLGLYGIILLPLRPILLGLDSYVLAFVTGSNIAMADIGAKLATGDEPWWWVALLAAALTSVKFDWIFWWAGKLWGHDIIRVMSGRSKWAARTGAAAERLARKYGAPAIFLSWFIPFLPGAIVAAFVGDVGMKLRKYMLIDFIGALCYRAVWMYLGFNIGEPAKDLVKVIAKYANWFAVAMLIFIFVSTFLRTRRQQREAAS; from the coding sequence ATGAGCCAGCCGTCCGAACCCGGATCGGGCTCGCACGAAGAACCCACCGCGGCCGAGCAGGCAGCGGCGGACGCGGAGAAGAATCCGCCCACCAAGGAGTGGTGGGACGACCCCAACCTGCCCTGGCAGGGCAAGCCGAGCAAGCAGGACAAACAGTGCTGGGCCGCGATCGCGCTGCTCGGCCTCTACGGCATCATCCTGCTGCCGCTGCGTCCGATCCTGCTCGGACTCGACTCCTACGTGCTCGCGTTCGTCACCGGATCGAACATCGCCATGGCCGACATCGGCGCCAAGCTCGCGACTGGCGACGAGCCCTGGTGGTGGGTGGCGCTGCTCGCAGCAGCCCTGACCTCGGTGAAGTTCGACTGGATCTTCTGGTGGGCCGGCAAACTCTGGGGTCACGACATCATCCGGGTCATGTCCGGACGCTCGAAGTGGGCAGCTCGCACCGGTGCCGCCGCCGAGCGGCTGGCACGCAAGTACGGCGCACCCGCGATCTTCCTGTCCTGGTTCATCCCGTTCCTGCCCGGCGCGATCGTCGCGGCGTTCGTCGGTGACGTCGGAATGAAGCTGCGTAAGTACATGCTGATCGACTTCATCGGCGCGCTCTGTTACCGCGCTGTGTGGATGTATCTCGGGTTCAACATCGGTGAACCCGCGAAGGACCTGGTGAAGGTGATCGCGAAGTACGCCAATTGGTTCGCTGTCGCGATGCTGATCTTCATCTTCGTCAGCACCTTCCTGCGCACCCGTCGCCAGCAGCGCGAGGCTGCGTCCTGA